A DNA window from Brassica napus cultivar Da-Ae chromosome A4, Da-Ae, whole genome shotgun sequence contains the following coding sequences:
- the LOC106445106 gene encoding protein BASIC PENTACYSTEINE6 isoform X1, translating into MDDGRHKAPQGQQWMMQHQQQHQPSMKQVMSIIAERDAAIQERNLAVSERKSAVAERDMAFLQRDTAIAERNNAIMERDSALTALQYRDNSMATSRQHQPHIHHQHHMLQLTENNAYETREIGTSPPPTTGSALASAKPKRGRKVKEPKAAANKRGPKTQRKVKKENEDDLSKIMSLDYSEEEEEAAGSKSDWKSQEMMVGLNQVVYDETTMPPPVCSCTGVLRQCYKWGNGGWQSSCCTTTLSMHPLPALPNKKHARVGGRKMSGSAFNKLLSRLAAEGHHDLSSPVDLKDRWAKHGTNRYITIK; encoded by the exons ATGGATGATGGTCGACACAAAGCACCTCAGGGCCAG CAGTGGATGATGCAGCATCAGCAGCAGCATCAGCCGTCGATGAAACAAGTGATGTCGATAATAGCAGAGCGCGACGCAGCGATCCAGGAGAGGAACCTAGCTGTATCTGAGAGAAAATCAGCTGTAGCTGAGCGAGACATGGCGTTTCTCCAGCGAGACACTGCCATCGCTGAGCGCAACAACGCCATCATGGAGAGAGACAGTGCTCTCACAGCGTTACAGTACCGTGACAACTCAATGGCTACTTCACGCCAGCACCAACCGCACATTCATCATCAACATCACATGCTTCAGTTAACTGAAAATAATGCATATGAGACCAGAGAAATTGGGACATCACCACCACCTACTACTGGATCCGCCTTGGCATCTGCAAAGCCAAAACGCGGTAGAAAAGTGAAAGAACCAAAGGCAGCTGCTAATAAGAGAGGGCCAAAGACTCAGAGGAAGGTTAAGAAAGAGAACGAGGACGACTTAAGCAAGATAATGTCCCTTGACTacagcgaagaagaagaagaagcagcaggTTCTAAATCGGATTGGAAAAGCCAAGAGATGATGGTGGGGCTTAACCAGGTTGTTTACGACGAGACAACAATGCCTCCACCTGTCTGCTCATGCACAGGAGTTCTCAGACAATGCTACAAATGGGGAAACGGAGGTTGGCAGTCATCGTGTTGCACAACCACACTGTCAATGCATCCGTTACCAGCTCTGCCCAACAAAAAGCATGCCAGAGTTGGTGGAAGGAAGATGAGTGGGAGCGCCTTCAATAAGCTTCTAAGCCGGCTTGCTGCGGAAGGGCACCATGATCTCTCAAGCCCTGTTGATCTGAAGGACCGTTGGGCAAAGCACGGTACCAACCGTTATATTACGATCAAATGA
- the LOC106445106 gene encoding protein BASIC PENTACYSTEINE6 isoform X3 encodes MDDGRHKAPQGQHQQQHQPSMKQVMSIIAERDAAIQERNLAVSERKSAVAERDMAFLQRDTAIAERNNAIMERDSALTALQYRDNSMATSRQHQPHIHHQHHMLQLTENNAYETREIGTSPPPTTGSALASAKPKRGRKVKEPKAAANKRGPKTQRKVKKENEDDLSKIMSLDYSEEEEEAAGSKSDWKSQEMMVGLNQVVYDETTMPPPVCSCTGVLRQCYKWGNGGWQSSCCTTTLSMHPLPALPNKKHARVGGRKMSGSAFNKLLSRLAAEGHHDLSSPVDLKDRWAKHGTNRYITIK; translated from the exons ATGGATGATGGTCGACACAAAGCACCTCAGGGCCAG CATCAGCAGCAGCATCAGCCGTCGATGAAACAAGTGATGTCGATAATAGCAGAGCGCGACGCAGCGATCCAGGAGAGGAACCTAGCTGTATCTGAGAGAAAATCAGCTGTAGCTGAGCGAGACATGGCGTTTCTCCAGCGAGACACTGCCATCGCTGAGCGCAACAACGCCATCATGGAGAGAGACAGTGCTCTCACAGCGTTACAGTACCGTGACAACTCAATGGCTACTTCACGCCAGCACCAACCGCACATTCATCATCAACATCACATGCTTCAGTTAACTGAAAATAATGCATATGAGACCAGAGAAATTGGGACATCACCACCACCTACTACTGGATCCGCCTTGGCATCTGCAAAGCCAAAACGCGGTAGAAAAGTGAAAGAACCAAAGGCAGCTGCTAATAAGAGAGGGCCAAAGACTCAGAGGAAGGTTAAGAAAGAGAACGAGGACGACTTAAGCAAGATAATGTCCCTTGACTacagcgaagaagaagaagaagcagcaggTTCTAAATCGGATTGGAAAAGCCAAGAGATGATGGTGGGGCTTAACCAGGTTGTTTACGACGAGACAACAATGCCTCCACCTGTCTGCTCATGCACAGGAGTTCTCAGACAATGCTACAAATGGGGAAACGGAGGTTGGCAGTCATCGTGTTGCACAACCACACTGTCAATGCATCCGTTACCAGCTCTGCCCAACAAAAAGCATGCCAGAGTTGGTGGAAGGAAGATGAGTGGGAGCGCCTTCAATAAGCTTCTAAGCCGGCTTGCTGCGGAAGGGCACCATGATCTCTCAAGCCCTGTTGATCTGAAGGACCGTTGGGCAAAGCACGGTACCAACCGTTATATTACGATCAAATGA
- the LOC106445106 gene encoding protein BASIC PENTACYSTEINE6 isoform X2, whose amino-acid sequence MDDGRHKAPQGQWMMQHQQQHQPSMKQVMSIIAERDAAIQERNLAVSERKSAVAERDMAFLQRDTAIAERNNAIMERDSALTALQYRDNSMATSRQHQPHIHHQHHMLQLTENNAYETREIGTSPPPTTGSALASAKPKRGRKVKEPKAAANKRGPKTQRKVKKENEDDLSKIMSLDYSEEEEEAAGSKSDWKSQEMMVGLNQVVYDETTMPPPVCSCTGVLRQCYKWGNGGWQSSCCTTTLSMHPLPALPNKKHARVGGRKMSGSAFNKLLSRLAAEGHHDLSSPVDLKDRWAKHGTNRYITIK is encoded by the exons ATGGATGATGGTCGACACAAAGCACCTCAGGGCCAG TGGATGATGCAGCATCAGCAGCAGCATCAGCCGTCGATGAAACAAGTGATGTCGATAATAGCAGAGCGCGACGCAGCGATCCAGGAGAGGAACCTAGCTGTATCTGAGAGAAAATCAGCTGTAGCTGAGCGAGACATGGCGTTTCTCCAGCGAGACACTGCCATCGCTGAGCGCAACAACGCCATCATGGAGAGAGACAGTGCTCTCACAGCGTTACAGTACCGTGACAACTCAATGGCTACTTCACGCCAGCACCAACCGCACATTCATCATCAACATCACATGCTTCAGTTAACTGAAAATAATGCATATGAGACCAGAGAAATTGGGACATCACCACCACCTACTACTGGATCCGCCTTGGCATCTGCAAAGCCAAAACGCGGTAGAAAAGTGAAAGAACCAAAGGCAGCTGCTAATAAGAGAGGGCCAAAGACTCAGAGGAAGGTTAAGAAAGAGAACGAGGACGACTTAAGCAAGATAATGTCCCTTGACTacagcgaagaagaagaagaagcagcaggTTCTAAATCGGATTGGAAAAGCCAAGAGATGATGGTGGGGCTTAACCAGGTTGTTTACGACGAGACAACAATGCCTCCACCTGTCTGCTCATGCACAGGAGTTCTCAGACAATGCTACAAATGGGGAAACGGAGGTTGGCAGTCATCGTGTTGCACAACCACACTGTCAATGCATCCGTTACCAGCTCTGCCCAACAAAAAGCATGCCAGAGTTGGTGGAAGGAAGATGAGTGGGAGCGCCTTCAATAAGCTTCTAAGCCGGCTTGCTGCGGAAGGGCACCATGATCTCTCAAGCCCTGTTGATCTGAAGGACCGTTGGGCAAAGCACGGTACCAACCGTTATATTACGATCAAATGA
- the LOC106445105 gene encoding 60S ribosomal protein L37a-2: protein MAKRTKKVGIVGKYGTRYGASIRKQIKKMEVSQHSKYFCEFCGKYGVKRKAVGIWGCKDCGKVKAGGAYTMNTASAVTVRSTIRRLREQIEG, encoded by the exons ATG GCGAAGAGAACGAAGAAGGTTGGAATCGTCGGCAAGTACG gAACTCGATATGGAGCGAGTATCAGGAAGCAGATTAAGAAGATGGAGGTCAGCCAGCACAGCAAGTACTTCTGTGAGTTCTGCGGCAAG TACGGAGTGAAGCGAAAGGCAGTTGGTATCTGGGGGTGCAAGGATTGTGGCAAGGTCAAGGCTGGTGGTGCTTACACCATGAACACCGCCAGTGCTGTCACCGTCAGAAGCACAATCAGGAGGTTGAGGGAGCAGATCGAGGGTTAA